In one window of Mobiluncus massiliensis DNA:
- the pheA gene encoding prephenate dehydratase, which produces MNTALTNPAPSISTGTSLPGPEVRGPLRVSFLGPFGTFSEQATREITPRGATLLPAAGVESALHLVRTGEADRAVVPIENSVEGGVNATLDALAHGQPLTIVGEVLVPIAFALMVRADSGLELGQIKRIGTHPHAWAQTRCWVEQHIGEVTHIPTTSTAAAAKLLMEDDSCGYDAALCSAVSASAYGGKTLAEGIADDDSAQTRFVLVSPPGAIPPPTGADKTTVQVTLPDNESGALLTMLEQFSARGVNLSRIESRPVGGHFDRYAFSIDIEGHIFEERVKDALMGLHRTCPDVRFLGSYPRADRMRAQIVRGTANLDFATAQAWMEQVVSGRAV; this is translated from the coding sequence ATGAATACCGCATTAACAAACCCGGCACCATCGATTTCGACTGGAACCTCACTTCCCGGACCGGAGGTGAGAGGTCCTTTACGAGTTTCCTTCCTGGGACCTTTCGGGACATTTAGCGAGCAAGCTACCAGAGAAATCACACCCCGCGGCGCGACCTTGCTACCCGCTGCCGGTGTCGAATCCGCCCTGCACCTGGTCCGTACCGGCGAGGCCGATCGTGCGGTGGTTCCGATTGAAAACTCAGTGGAAGGTGGAGTTAACGCCACTTTGGACGCTTTAGCTCACGGTCAGCCCTTGACGATTGTGGGCGAAGTTTTAGTACCGATTGCCTTTGCGTTGATGGTGCGGGCAGATTCCGGGCTGGAGTTGGGTCAGATTAAGCGGATTGGCACTCATCCACACGCCTGGGCGCAAACTCGCTGTTGGGTGGAACAGCACATCGGCGAAGTAACTCATATTCCCACCACCTCCACCGCCGCGGCCGCCAAACTGCTGATGGAAGATGACTCGTGCGGCTATGACGCTGCTCTTTGCTCCGCAGTGTCCGCTTCGGCCTATGGCGGAAAAACTCTCGCTGAGGGGATTGCGGATGACGACAGCGCCCAAACCAGATTCGTCCTAGTTTCCCCTCCCGGAGCTATCCCTCCCCCCACGGGGGCAGACAAAACCACAGTTCAAGTTACGTTACCGGACAATGAATCCGGCGCGCTGTTGACCATGCTAGAACAGTTTTCGGCACGGGGAGTAAACCTTTCGCGCATTGAATCACGCCCGGTCGGAGGGCACTTTGACCGCTATGCCTTTTCCATTGATATCGAAGGCCATATTTTCGAAGAACGTGTCAAAGATGCTTTGATGGGGCTGCACCGGACCTGCCCGGATGTGCGGTTTTTAGGTTCGTATCCGCGGGCGGATCGGATGCGTGCCCAGATTGTACGGGGGACGGCGAATCTGGATTTCGCCACGGCACAAGCCTGGATGGAACAGGTCGTCTCCGGTCGCGCGGTGTGA